The proteins below are encoded in one region of Rhododendron vialii isolate Sample 1 chromosome 7a, ASM3025357v1:
- the LOC131332502 gene encoding small ribosomal subunit protein uS9c has protein sequence MAVSMTTLTSSLSSLSFSSKISPEPHAALSFSRSKNPLLSSTANVKTTARLGVKASSAAVAEPSEAVDVEEPVNLMKYVKSRLPGGFAAQTIFGTGRRKCAIARVVLQEGTGKVIINYRDANEYLQGNPLWVDYVKYPLMALGYETSYDVFVKAHGGGLSGQAQAISLGIARALLKVSEIHRAPLRREGLLTRDSRVVERKKVGLKKARKAPQFSKR, from the exons ATGGCAGTTTCAATGACTACCCTCACATCTTCCttatcttctctctccttctcttcgAAGATTTCCCCTGAACCCCACGCCGCCCTCTCCTTTTCCCGATCGAAGAACCCTCTTTTATCCTCAACCGCGAATGTCAAAACCACCGCAAGGCTCGGCGTTAAGGCTTCCTCCGCCGCCGTGGCTGAGCCCTCGGAGGCGGTGGATGTAGAAGAGCCTGTCAATCTGATGAAGTACGTCAAGTCAAGGCTCCCTGGTGGCTTCGCCGCTCAAACCATATTCGGAACCGGCCGTAGAAAATGCGCCATTGCTCGAGTCGTTCTCCAGGAAGGCACCGGAAAAGTCATCATCAATTACCGTGACGCAAAT GAGTATCTTCAAGGAAATCCATTGTGGGTTGACTATGTGAAATACCCATTGATGGCTTTAGGATATGAAACCAGTTACGATGTATTTGTGAAGGCACATGGTGGTGGTCTTTCTGGGCAAGCTCAAGCAATCTCTCTTGGCATTGCACGCGCGTTGCTCAAGGTCAGCGAGATCCACAGGGCACCTCTGAGGAGGGAAGGTCTTCTGACCAGAGACTCGAGAGTGGTTGAGAGGAAGAAAGTTGGTCTCAAGAAAGCTAGAAAAGCCCCGCAATTCTCTAAGCGTTAA